In Acidimicrobiia bacterium, one genomic interval encodes:
- a CDS encoding Rrf2 family transcriptional regulator — protein sequence MKVSTRGDYASRALLSLALHAGEDAQPTSVRDIALRTGLPQPYLEQILLALKGAGLVRSKRGVGGGYVLAREPELISLADIVSAVDGPIVAGDFGEPHKDGACDHEGQCVLLAIWAEAGEHMRRHLEASTLADIAEMARGKRDWPGNGQHA from the coding sequence GTGAAGGTATCCACCCGGGGCGATTATGCCTCTCGAGCGCTTCTTTCTTTGGCCTTGCATGCTGGCGAGGACGCCCAGCCAACCTCGGTGCGTGACATCGCCCTGCGCACTGGGCTGCCCCAACCATACTTAGAACAAATTCTCTTGGCCCTAAAAGGCGCTGGCCTTGTTCGGTCTAAGCGTGGCGTTGGCGGAGGGTACGTGTTAGCCCGAGAGCCCGAGCTAATTTCTCTAGCCGACATTGTGAGCGCGGTTGATGGGCCAATCGTGGCCGGTGACTTTGGCGAACCTCACAAAGATGGTGCCTGCGATCACGAGGGTCAGTGTGTTTTGTTGGCAATATGGGCCGAAGCTGGTGAACACATGCGCCGCCACCTAGAAGCTTCCACCTTGGCCGACATTGCCGAGATGGCCCGAGGCAAACGAGATTGGCCGGGCAACGGTCAGCACGCTTAG
- a CDS encoding RluA family pseudouridine synthase yields MNSPNQDAASGSITHTEEVPAALADERLDRVVSMLTDLSRSAAARLIVEGQVRLDGEVAFVRSIRLSEGQRLEITVENEATQPKLIADSSVVTTVVYSDEHVIVVDKPAGLVVHPGAGNTSGTLIHGLLAQFPELAEIGAPERPGLVHRIDKGTSGLMVVARSAVAYEDLSEQFSRHSTTRDYQALVWGELENSEGLIDAPLGRSGRDATRMTVAVGGREARTRYQVLKRFSDPLVTLLQCHLDTGRTHQIRVHLSAIKHPIVGDGVYGRLRPAIALPRPFLHAARLVFTHPGSGDEMAFTSALPVELEAVLQTLS; encoded by the coding sequence ATGAATTCGCCAAACCAAGATGCTGCCTCGGGTTCGATTACCCATACCGAAGAGGTTCCAGCGGCGCTGGCCGATGAGCGCCTTGACAGGGTGGTTTCAATGCTGACCGATCTCAGTCGATCCGCCGCGGCACGCCTAATTGTAGAAGGCCAGGTGCGCCTCGATGGTGAGGTTGCCTTCGTACGTTCAATCAGATTGTCCGAGGGCCAACGGTTAGAAATTACGGTGGAAAACGAAGCCACCCAGCCGAAGCTAATTGCCGATTCCAGTGTTGTCACTACTGTGGTGTACTCCGATGAGCATGTGATTGTGGTAGACAAACCAGCTGGCTTGGTAGTGCATCCCGGCGCTGGTAACACTTCTGGCACGCTTATCCACGGGCTGTTGGCGCAGTTTCCCGAGTTGGCTGAAATTGGGGCACCGGAACGCCCCGGTTTGGTGCATCGAATCGACAAAGGCACTAGTGGACTTATGGTGGTGGCGAGAAGTGCTGTCGCCTATGAAGACCTCAGTGAACAATTTTCTCGTCATTCCACGACCCGCGACTACCAAGCTTTGGTGTGGGGTGAACTTGAGAACTCTGAAGGTCTCATCGACGCCCCACTCGGGCGCTCGGGTCGTGACGCTACCCGCATGACGGTAGCGGTAGGTGGGAGGGAAGCCCGTACCCGCTATCAGGTACTGAAGCGCTTTAGTGACCCGCTAGTCACACTGTTGCAGTGTCATCTCGACACCGGGCGGACTCATCAAATCAGAGTGCACCTCAGTGCCATTAAACATCCGATCGTGGGCGACGGCGTATATGGCCGTCTGCGACCTGCCATTGCTCTTCCGCGGCCCTTCTTGCACGCGGCCCGCCTAGTGTTCACCCATCCTGGCTCTGGGGACGAGATGGCATTCACCTCGGCCTTACCCGTCGAGCTCGAAGCCGTGTTACAAACGCTTAGCTAA
- a CDS encoding bacterial proteasome activator family protein: protein MSDSMIPENNMPNDSAANPAASNTDRVSEPLVERGELVDAGQNEAGEASGRPRQESVDEPAKVMRIGSMLRQLLEEVRSAELDVASRGRLRDIYELSVNELGSAVSTDLREELERIALPFSDEATPTEAELRIAQAQLVGWLEGLFHGIQATLFSQQMAARQQLEQMRQGQLPQGGQTSGERPGTYL from the coding sequence TTGAGTGACTCGATGATTCCAGAAAACAATATGCCAAATGATTCCGCGGCCAATCCGGCTGCTTCCAACACCGATCGAGTGAGCGAACCTCTCGTTGAGCGGGGCGAGCTGGTTGACGCCGGTCAAAATGAGGCCGGTGAAGCCTCCGGCCGTCCACGCCAAGAGTCGGTGGATGAACCCGCAAAGGTTATGCGAATCGGTTCCATGCTGCGTCAGCTCTTGGAAGAGGTTCGTAGCGCCGAGCTCGACGTCGCGAGTCGTGGTCGTCTACGTGACATTTACGAGCTTTCGGTGAACGAGTTGGGCAGTGCGGTCTCCACTGATTTACGTGAAGAGCTGGAGCGCATTGCTTTGCCTTTTAGCGACGAAGCCACCCCCACTGAAGCCGAGTTGCGCATTGCCCAGGCGCAATTGGTGGGCTGGTTGGAAGGCTTATTCCATGGAATCCAGGCCACGCTCTTTAGCCAGCAAATGGCGGCCAGGCAACAGCTTGAACAGATGCGCCAAGGTCAGCTTCCCCAAGGCGGTCAAACCTCGGGTGAACGCCCGGGCACGTATCTCTAG
- a CDS encoding alkaline phosphatase family protein, translated as MTSTKSPSTDSNAGDEPSPVLPDYAGGCISNIIPALLEWDTAPAWIPEPAREANQVVLLIVDGLGWEQLQQRRAMVPTLAAMVGGAITSVSPTTTATALTSITTGTAPGEHGVVGYRMALEGEVLNVLRWATQEGDARRRFIPQDVQPLEPFGGQRAPVVTKALFERTGFTGAHLAKTRFHGYRMTSTLVVEVDRLMRQGEPFVYAYYDGLDSVAHEYGFGEHYDAELRAVEALVNDVLAVLPRGATLLISADHGQIQTGDNLVEPHPEVLTETAMQSGEARMRWFHARAGRSGALLDALRTHHGHQGWIRTRQEAIAEGWFGPVVSGAAEGRLGDVVVAPWGTEAFVDPADSGPFELVGRHGSLTSAEMLVPLIAAGR; from the coding sequence ATGACTTCGACTAAATCCCCGTCGACAGACTCGAATGCGGGAGACGAACCGTCACCAGTTTTGCCTGATTATGCTGGTGGCTGCATATCAAACATCATTCCCGCACTGCTTGAATGGGATACCGCGCCGGCTTGGATACCCGAACCTGCTCGTGAGGCGAACCAAGTGGTGCTTTTGATCGTTGACGGCCTTGGTTGGGAGCAGCTCCAACAGCGGCGTGCGATGGTACCCACCCTGGCCGCAATGGTGGGCGGCGCTATCACCAGCGTTTCGCCAACTACAACCGCTACTGCGCTGACGTCTATCACCACTGGGACCGCCCCCGGAGAACACGGGGTGGTTGGCTATCGAATGGCGTTAGAAGGTGAGGTTTTGAATGTGCTGCGTTGGGCCACCCAAGAAGGTGATGCTCGCCGGCGCTTCATTCCCCAAGACGTGCAACCGTTGGAACCATTTGGGGGTCAACGCGCTCCGGTAGTGACTAAGGCACTGTTTGAACGCACGGGCTTTACTGGTGCTCATTTAGCTAAAACCCGGTTTCACGGGTATCGCATGACTTCAACACTAGTGGTTGAGGTCGATCGGTTAATGCGCCAAGGAGAGCCCTTCGTGTACGCCTATTATGACGGCTTAGATTCGGTGGCTCACGAATACGGTTTTGGCGAGCATTACGATGCTGAGCTACGAGCAGTCGAAGCTTTAGTAAACGATGTTCTGGCGGTGTTGCCCCGCGGGGCCACGTTGTTGATTTCTGCTGACCACGGTCAGATTCAAACCGGCGACAACCTGGTCGAACCTCATCCCGAGGTCTTGACGGAAACAGCTATGCAGTCGGGGGAAGCTCGTATGCGGTGGTTTCATGCTCGAGCTGGTAGAAGTGGGGCGCTACTTGATGCTTTGCGCACCCACCACGGTCACCAAGGCTGGATTAGGACCCGCCAGGAAGCGATAGCGGAAGGCTGGTTCGGTCCGGTAGTCTCGGGGGCGGCCGAGGGTCGTTTAGGTGATGTCGTGGTAGCGCCATGGGGGACCGAAGCTTTCGTTGATCCTGCCGACAGTGGTCCTTTTGAACTTGTTGGCCGTCACGGTTCGCTAACCTCGGCAGAAATGCTGGTGCCGTTAATCGCGGCTGGTCGATGA